A window of Kribbella sp. NBC_00382 genomic DNA:
CCTTCCCGAGGTCCCCGAGCCCGGCCTTCTCCGCATCCACCTGGTGAAGGTCGACGAGCGTGTCGATCAACTTGTGCCCAAGCTGCTTCGCCTGCTCCGGCGTCAACTCGACACCCAACTCGGACCGCCGCGGAATCGTCCCCGCAATCCTCTCCATCACGTAGAACTCAGACCCGATCACCGCATCATCGGTGCAGTGAGCAACCATCCGAGGCACATACGGAAACACCGGCGCCAGTTGCTCCTGAATCCGATACTCCCGCCCCATGTCATGCGCACCCTTGGCCTTCGTCCCAGCCGGCGGCCGGCGCAGGATCAGATCGCGATCCGGGTAGCGCAGGAGGTAGGTGAGGTTAGAGGCTCCGCCTGAGAACTGCCGGACCTCCGGCAACCCTTCAGGCAGCGGGCTCGCCTCCGATGTCGAGCGAAGCGAAGACGAGCCAGGGCGGGCGTCGGCTGGCGTACCGCCTGGCCCTTCATCCGAGGTCGAGCGAAGCGATGACGAGCCGGGGGTGGCGGCGTGCGCCTCGCCCACCTCCCCGGCCGAGGCCGAGCGGAGCGATGGCGAGGCCGCGGCGGCGCGTAGCCAGGTGTCGACTGCAGCGACGTCGAAGGCGTCCTCGTCGCGCACGGCGCGGGCACCTTCGACAGCGCTTGGGTTTGGTGGCATCAGCGGTCCCCGGCGGCCTGCTTCGGGGATTCGGCTCGGTCTCGGGCTCGGGCGGCGATTTTGCGCATTTGGCGGTCGTACAGGGGGCGGGCGAAGCGTTT
This region includes:
- a CDS encoding phosphotransferase family protein → MRDEDAFDVAAVDTWLRAAAASPSLRSASAGEVGEAHAATPGSSSLRSTSDEGPGGTPADARPGSSSLRSTSEASPLPEGLPEVRQFSGGASNLTYLLRYPDRDLILRRPPAGTKAKGAHDMGREYRIQEQLAPVFPYVPRMVAHCTDDAVIGSEFYVMERIAGTIPRRSELGVELTPEQAKQLGHKLIDTLVDLHQVDAEKAGLGDLGKGEGFVERQVGGWSGRYRKVKTWNVPSFEKVMAWLEANKPADVRICVIHNDFRLDNVVLAPDDPLKIVGVLDWELATLGDPLMDLGSALAYWVQADDDWAFRRFRLQPSDVPGMIGRDEIVRYYCEKTGLDASNWAFYEVFGLFRLAVIAQQIYYRYHHKQTRNPRFKNLWLPVNLLERRCRKIMSR